The following coding sequences lie in one Myxococcus xanthus genomic window:
- a CDS encoding CARDB domain-containing protein has product MTRNHGVSTLTALFLLTGCEGTLPEQSPANIDMEVQRQEAKETGLDLSVVDLSASCAATALTLSAAIKNERPTGIGNSTAAVYAGTPGAGGVRLGTISVPWLVGGETFPFSLSYTVPEGTTKVVVVADEDGTYPEDDEDNNFASIDFEIPCATNQQPVANCQNVTVPADAACQGSASIDNGSFDPDGFPGPFSVEQSPAGPYGLGTTSAQLLVSDGAATRTCSANVTVVDVSAPTPGANRGLVIQPVLGSDYVLVSLDDCAMPAVDNCGGELDLGASASIIRVTSDESNDALSLLRLLACDDIKLSPDRKSAMVRAEAALLGNGRVYNFTYSVKDASGNSAIGTCNVKVPALLANPAIDSGVVYCQGDNCPSGSRSPGLLCSLL; this is encoded by the coding sequence ATGACACGGAATCATGGCGTCTCGACGTTGACGGCGTTGTTTCTTCTGACGGGCTGTGAGGGCACGCTTCCCGAGCAGAGCCCGGCAAACATCGACATGGAGGTCCAGCGTCAGGAGGCGAAGGAGACGGGGCTGGACCTGAGCGTGGTGGACCTGTCCGCCTCGTGCGCGGCGACGGCGCTGACGCTCTCCGCGGCCATCAAGAACGAGCGGCCCACGGGCATCGGGAACTCCACCGCGGCGGTGTACGCGGGGACGCCGGGCGCCGGCGGCGTGCGGCTGGGCACCATCAGCGTCCCCTGGCTGGTGGGGGGGGAGACCTTCCCCTTCTCGCTGTCGTACACGGTGCCGGAGGGCACCACGAAGGTGGTGGTCGTCGCGGACGAGGACGGCACCTATCCGGAGGACGACGAGGACAACAACTTCGCCTCCATTGATTTCGAGATTCCTTGTGCCACCAACCAGCAGCCGGTGGCCAACTGCCAGAACGTCACCGTCCCCGCGGACGCGGCCTGTCAGGGCAGCGCCAGCATCGACAACGGCTCGTTCGACCCAGACGGCTTCCCGGGGCCGTTCTCCGTGGAGCAGTCGCCCGCGGGCCCCTATGGGCTGGGCACCACGAGCGCGCAGCTCCTGGTCTCCGACGGCGCGGCCACCCGCACGTGCTCGGCGAACGTGACCGTCGTGGACGTCAGCGCCCCCACGCCGGGCGCCAACCGCGGCCTGGTCATCCAGCCGGTCCTGGGCTCCGACTACGTGCTGGTTTCCCTGGATGACTGCGCGATGCCGGCCGTCGACAACTGCGGCGGCGAGCTCGACCTGGGCGCGTCGGCCAGCATCATCCGCGTCACCTCCGACGAGTCCAACGACGCCCTGTCCCTGCTCCGGCTGCTGGCGTGTGACGACATCAAGCTGAGCCCGGACCGCAAGTCCGCGATGGTTCGCGCCGAGGCGGCCCTGCTGGGCAACGGCCGGGTCTACAACTTCACGTACTCCGTGAAGGACGCGTCCGGCAACAGCGCCATCGGCACCTGCAACGTGAAGGTTCCCGCGCTGCTGGCCAACCCCGCCATCGATTCGGGCGTCGTGTACTGCCAGGGCGACAACTGCCCCTCCGGTTCGCGCTCCCCCGGGCTGCTCTGCTCGCTGCTGTAG
- a CDS encoding DUF2378 family protein: MGASIHPGAQHVWLRPDGAHFFWSPPAMELRLTSRLVREPAPPQPLGPDALRELRQRCALATPEDTARGMFFRGVLETVRRVGGSAMEQLCRQPLPEKRYIDFFSYPITQFLPLAFQAAGLLSEHCGGLAAAHRFMGQKAAHDFLESVAGRTLLMLAYDEPRLLLGQLPTGFLAAVSYGERRMVWTGPRSGRFVMKRDFMPTAYHEGVLHAALEAVGARDIGVQGRELGLLDTEYALSWR, encoded by the coding sequence GTGGGGGCCAGCATCCACCCTGGAGCACAGCACGTCTGGCTTCGGCCTGACGGCGCCCACTTCTTCTGGAGTCCCCCCGCAATGGAATTGAGATTGACCTCGCGCCTGGTGCGAGAACCCGCGCCGCCTCAGCCCCTGGGGCCTGATGCCTTGCGCGAACTGCGTCAGCGCTGCGCGCTCGCCACCCCCGAGGACACCGCGCGCGGCATGTTCTTCCGGGGGGTCCTGGAGACGGTGCGTCGCGTGGGCGGCTCCGCCATGGAGCAGCTCTGCCGCCAGCCCCTGCCGGAGAAGCGCTACATCGACTTCTTCAGCTACCCCATCACCCAGTTCCTGCCGCTGGCCTTCCAGGCCGCCGGCCTGCTCTCCGAACATTGCGGGGGCCTGGCCGCCGCACATCGCTTCATGGGCCAGAAGGCCGCGCATGACTTCCTGGAGTCCGTCGCGGGCCGCACCCTGCTGATGCTCGCCTATGACGAGCCCCGGCTGCTGCTCGGGCAGCTCCCCACCGGGTTCCTCGCGGCGGTGAGCTACGGCGAGCGGCGCATGGTGTGGACGGGGCCTCGCAGCGGCCGCTTCGTCATGAAGCGGGACTTCATGCCCACCGCGTACCACGAGGGTGTCCTGCACGCCGCCCTGGAAGCCGTGGGCGCGCGGGACATCGGGGTGCAAGGGCGCGAGCTGGGCCTGCTCGACACGGAGTACGCGCTGTCCTGGCGCTGA
- a CDS encoding helix-turn-helix domain-containing protein has translation MKTHLEGPAPPRQRPRSQPRSPADRARKSREQLESRLAESVGEAARGARLLAGLTQAEVAGRVGIAAEVYGRMERGKMMPSVPTLFRLCLALRLSADVGLGLATAASVGAALWEEDSRHRDQLPEMRKVLRTLRRMSRSQLNLMNQVAAAILPER, from the coding sequence GTGAAGACCCACCTTGAAGGTCCTGCTCCTCCCCGCCAGCGGCCCCGGTCCCAGCCTCGAAGCCCGGCGGATCGCGCCCGGAAGTCGCGCGAGCAACTGGAGAGCCGTCTGGCGGAGAGCGTTGGCGAGGCGGCGCGAGGCGCGCGGCTGCTCGCGGGGCTCACCCAGGCGGAGGTCGCGGGGCGTGTGGGTATCGCCGCGGAAGTCTATGGGCGCATGGAGCGGGGGAAGATGATGCCCAGCGTGCCGACCCTGTTCCGGCTGTGTCTGGCACTGCGGTTGTCGGCGGACGTCGGGCTGGGGCTCGCCACGGCGGCCAGCGTCGGCGCCGCGCTCTGGGAAGAGGACTCCAGGCACAGGGACCAGTTGCCGGAGATGCGGAAGGTGCTCCGAACGCTGCGGCGCATGTCGCGCAGCCAGCTCAACCTGATGAACCAGGTCGCGGCCGCCATCCTGCCTGAGCGGTGA